A genomic region of Sphingobacteriales bacterium contains the following coding sequences:
- a CDS encoding thioesterase family protein yields MARITIDLPEHFHFSTILPVRITDINYGNHLGNDMFLSLLHEARVRFYAHYGYTELNLAGVGTIMADVGIIYKAEVKYPSNLEIAVTAGEFSRAGFEVYYRVSESSSGKVCAIAKTGIVCYDYSAGKIVSVPESFKQFFTRK; encoded by the coding sequence ATGGCTCGTATTACTATTGATTTACCTGAACATTTTCATTTTTCCACCATATTGCCAGTACGCATCACCGACATTAACTATGGTAATCATTTGGGAAATGATATGTTTTTATCTCTTTTGCACGAAGCACGGGTTCGTTTTTATGCACATTACGGCTACACCGAACTGAACTTAGCAGGTGTGGGTACAATTATGGCAGATGTGGGTATCATATACAAAGCGGAGGTAAAATATCCGAGTAATTTGGAAATAGCCGTAACTGCGGGCGAGTTTTCGCGGGCAGGATTTGAAGTGTATTACAGAGTAAGCGAATCAAGCAGCGGCAAAGTATGTGCTATTGCAAAAACAGGTATTGTATGCTACGATTACAGTGCCGGAAAAATAGTAAGTGTACCGGAAAGTTTTAAACAATTTTTTACAAGAAAATAA
- a CDS encoding immune inhibitor A — protein sequence MKRNLFFLIVGFLSIISVSAQEVYQRVRIYADDIQLAYLQQQGIGIDHGIFKRGHWFESDFSTTDVARLQATGIAYEIIADNAWDFYQKQAAAFSASRERGDNCGGSSGSGLYYKTPADFNLGSMGGFFTYDEMLAHLDNMASKYPDLITAKAAIDTFKTFQNRPIYYLKISDNPTADETAEPKVLFTAVHHAREPESLSQMIFFMYYLLENYNTDAAVKSWVDDNEIYIIPCVNPDGYIYNSTTNPAGGGFWRKNRRDNGDGTFGVDLNRNYGHFWGNDDEGSSPETSSDTYRGTVPFSEPETQAVKWLCEQVPFTIAQNYHTYSDMLIYPWGYIGDFETPDSLTFRAHSDWMSYRNNFITGTSNQTVGYLTNGDSDDWMYGERGIYSYTPEVGALGFWPPQEMIVPQCYASMDINVATLRVLGNSARLTATDAADVVLGENGFIHFDLQRLGLNGNGNFVVSAIPVSQGITFGAPQSFNAMEFLETRSDSLSYSVDINALEGNEEVTFLLNVSNGQYLTSDTLRRKVAIDAPTADYNIILEPSLDSFAADWSVNGGGEWNVTTFQYHSAPSSITDSPVGYYEASTYSTLRWKDTIDLTAAQAAEVEFWAKWDIETDFDYVQIQAVNIANNSVTALCGKYTNTTNYEIQNEPLYDGLQDTWVKENISLNDLLGEKIFLQLYLYSDQYEERDGFYVDDILVKIQSPEEEVGLPATPLSGNETAMMQISPNPASDVLRVSYTQSYPDAYIQICDMWGRSVFGARIDQGNGTLSVETAHLSKGLYYIQLKNNGIVAKRQKFMIK from the coding sequence ATGAAAAGAAATCTTTTTTTTCTGATAGTCGGCTTTTTGAGCATCATTTCCGTATCTGCACAGGAGGTATATCAGAGAGTGCGTATTTATGCCGATGATATACAGTTGGCTTATTTGCAGCAGCAAGGCATCGGCATTGACCACGGCATATTTAAAAGAGGGCACTGGTTTGAAAGTGATTTTTCTACCACCGATGTAGCACGTTTGCAAGCCACCGGCATCGCCTACGAAATCATCGCCGATAATGCGTGGGATTTTTACCAAAAACAGGCGGCTGCTTTTTCGGCAAGTCGGGAGCGCGGTGATAATTGCGGCGGCAGTAGCGGTAGTGGTTTGTACTACAAAACCCCCGCCGATTTTAATCTGGGTAGTATGGGCGGTTTTTTTACTTATGATGAAATGCTTGCTCATTTGGATAATATGGCGAGCAAATATCCTGACCTCATCACCGCCAAAGCCGCTATTGATACTTTTAAAACTTTTCAAAACCGCCCTATTTATTATCTCAAAATATCCGATAATCCCACTGCTGACGAAACCGCCGAACCCAAAGTACTCTTTACGGCGGTGCATCACGCCCGCGAGCCGGAAAGTTTGTCGCAGATGATATTTTTTATGTACTATCTGCTGGAAAACTACAATACCGATGCTGCCGTGAAATCGTGGGTGGACGACAACGAAATTTATATCATTCCCTGCGTAAATCCCGACGGCTATATTTATAATTCCACCACCAATCCGGCAGGAGGGGGCTTTTGGCGCAAAAATCGCCGCGACAATGGCGACGGCACTTTTGGTGTGGACTTGAACCGCAATTATGGTCATTTTTGGGGTAATGACGACGAAGGCTCATCGCCGGAAACTTCCAGCGACACTTATCGCGGCACTGTTCCTTTTTCCGAACCCGAAACGCAGGCTGTTAAATGGCTCTGTGAACAAGTACCTTTTACCATTGCTCAAAATTATCATACCTACAGCGATATGCTCATTTATCCTTGGGGCTACATAGGCGATTTTGAAACACCCGACTCTCTGACGTTCAGAGCACACTCCGACTGGATGTCGTACCGCAATAATTTTATCACCGGAACGAGCAACCAAACGGTGGGCTACCTGACCAACGGCGACAGCGATGACTGGATGTATGGCGAGCGCGGTATCTATTCTTATACACCCGAAGTCGGTGCTTTGGGTTTTTGGCCACCTCAAGAAATGATTGTTCCGCAATGTTATGCTTCTATGGATATTAATGTGGCTACTTTGCGCGTGCTGGGCAATAGTGCGCGGCTTACTGCCACCGATGCCGCCGATGTTGTACTCGGCGAAAACGGCTTCATACATTTCGATTTGCAACGTTTGGGACTCAATGGCAACGGCAATTTTGTAGTCAGTGCCATTCCTGTTTCGCAAGGGATTACCTTCGGAGCACCTCAGTCTTTTAATGCAATGGAATTCCTCGAAACCCGCAGCGATTCGCTCTCTTATAGCGTGGATATCAATGCTTTGGAGGGTAATGAAGAAGTGACTTTTTTGCTCAATGTATCCAACGGACAATATTTAACCTCAGATACTCTAAGACGCAAAGTTGCTATTGATGCTCCCACCGCCGACTATAATATTATTCTTGAGCCTTCTTTGGATAGCTTTGCCGCAGACTGGAGCGTCAATGGCGGCGGCGAATGGAATGTTACCACTTTTCAGTATCACAGTGCGCCCAGCAGCATCACTGATTCGCCGGTGGGCTACTACGAAGCATCAACGTACAGTACCTTACGCTGGAAAGATACCATTGACCTCACAGCAGCGCAAGCCGCCGAAGTAGAGTTTTGGGCAAAATGGGATATTGAAACCGACTTTGATTATGTGCAAATACAAGCCGTGAATATTGCCAATAATTCGGTTACTGCTTTGTGTGGCAAATACACCAACACTACTAATTACGAAATTCAGAATGAACCCTTGTATGATGGATTGCAAGATACTTGGGTGAAAGAAAATATATCGCTGAATGACTTGTTGGGTGAAAAAATATTTTTGCAATTATACCTGTACAGCGACCAGTACGAAGAAAGAGATGGCTTTTATGTAGATGATATTTTGGTAAAAATACAATCGCCCGAAGAAGAGGTAGGTTTGCCTGCAACTCCGCTCTCCGGCAACGAAACGGCGATGATGCAAATAAGTCCCAATCCGGCTTCTGATGTGTTAAGGGTGTCTTATACGCAGTCTTATCCCGATGCGTACATACAAATATGCGATATGTGGGGCAGAAGCGTTTTTGGAGCAAGAATTGATCAAGGAAATGGCACTCTCAGCGTAGAAACCGCACATTTGTCAAAAGGATTGTATTATATACAGCTTAAAAACAATGGAATTGTCGCAAAACGACAAAAATTTATGATAAAGTAG
- a CDS encoding T9SS type A sorting domain-containing protein, with the protein MTEHLCRENKFEYGNSHQVLYATNGDSDDWMYGEQNTKNKIMAMTPEVGNNFLGFYPPQEEIIPLCKSTMWQNIQALIALHYNVITDFLPDYVRADNPKIRLKVRNISNASTNVLLSVTPLSPHFSFYENNKNISLPPYAQQEIAFDVFALPALKNGDALQILLLQQEGEHVRYDTLHTYFAQKTADVYDAAETMEHWWSEAGVWQVSNTQFIQGSGSITESPIGNYASNLHHSLYFTDTLHLEDCLHAQAHFFSKWDIMPYNDAVQISVEVINSQEETSVYSADSQNAFDKKTGYTDRAVYQNFQKQWRRQTVNLDAFLGKAVRLKWLFYSDNTYGAGGFYIDDLAIECIKNIAPLAADDTVYTALNTPTYLQIATNDFDPEAQALSVEVITAPDYGTLSGGGNVYFYMPAPDFVGIDTWQYLLSDPHCGADTATVWIMVGEAQIWPTPPPPVYETNSSTDSTDTAVAAEVTSSIKIYPNPNKGVFWIENSSDNAYLQLLNGWGKTVWQQSLTGGVQCVDISMLETGIYIARINAENINYVCKVLVIK; encoded by the coding sequence TTGACCGAACATTTGTGCCGCGAAAATAAATTTGAATATGGCAACTCGCATCAGGTATTGTATGCCACCAACGGCGACAGCGATGACTGGATGTATGGCGAGCAAAACACCAAAAACAAAATTATGGCGATGACCCCCGAAGTGGGCAATAATTTTTTAGGATTTTACCCGCCACAAGAAGAAATTATTCCTTTGTGCAAAAGCACGATGTGGCAAAATATACAGGCATTAATAGCTTTGCACTATAATGTCATTACCGATTTTTTGCCCGATTATGTTCGCGCCGATAACCCCAAAATACGGCTGAAAGTGCGCAATATCAGCAATGCGAGTACCAATGTATTGTTGAGTGTGACACCGCTTTCGCCACATTTTTCTTTTTACGAAAACAATAAAAATATCAGTCTGCCGCCCTATGCACAGCAAGAAATTGCTTTTGATGTTTTTGCTTTGCCCGCACTCAAAAACGGCGATGCTCTGCAAATTTTGCTCTTGCAGCAAGAAGGTGAACATGTGCGCTATGATACTTTACACACTTATTTTGCTCAAAAAACTGCTGATGTTTATGATGCCGCCGAAACAATGGAGCATTGGTGGAGTGAGGCGGGTGTGTGGCAAGTGAGCAATACGCAGTTTATTCAGGGTAGTGGTAGCATTACCGAATCGCCAATCGGCAATTATGCCAGTAATTTACACCATAGTTTGTATTTTACAGATACGCTGCACTTGGAAGACTGCTTGCACGCACAGGCTCATTTTTTTTCAAAATGGGATATAATGCCGTATAACGATGCAGTGCAAATAAGTGTGGAAGTGATAAACAGCCAAGAAGAAACAAGCGTATATTCGGCAGATAGCCAAAATGCTTTTGATAAAAAAACAGGCTACACCGACAGAGCAGTTTATCAGAATTTTCAAAAGCAATGGAGGCGGCAAACGGTGAATTTAGATGCTTTTTTGGGAAAAGCAGTGCGCCTCAAATGGTTGTTTTATAGCGATAATACTTACGGCGCGGGCGGTTTTTATATAGATGATTTAGCCATAGAATGTATTAAAAATATCGCTCCCCTTGCCGCCGATGATACCGTTTATACTGCTCTCAACACGCCGACTTATTTGCAAATTGCCACCAACGATTTCGACCCCGAAGCACAAGCATTGAGCGTTGAAGTCATCACCGCACCCGATTATGGCACTTTAAGCGGCGGCGGCAATGTTTATTTTTATATGCCCGCACCCGATTTTGTCGGTATTGATACCTGGCAATATTTGTTGAGCGACCCTCACTGTGGTGCAGATACCGCTACGGTGTGGATAATGGTGGGCGAAGCGCAAATATGGCCTACCCCGCCGCCGCCTGTTTACGAAACAAACAGCAGCACCGACAGCACCGATACTGCTGTCGCCGCCGAAGTAACATCATCAATAAAAATATACCCCAACCCGAACAAGGGCGTATTTTGGATAGAAAACAGCAGCGACAATGCTTATTTACAATTGCTCAATGGTTGGGGAAAAACCGTATGGCAGCAATCGCTGACGGGCGGTGTGCAATGTGTAGATATATCTATGCTGGAAACAGGCATTTATATTGCACGAATTAATGCCGAAAATATAAATTATGTTTGCAAAGTACTTGTAATAAAATAA
- a CDS encoding zinc carboxypeptidase has protein sequence MNKRLQSHISVKVIKCLVRCCMCITLIILSLTLRAQSLRVGVDMRQVKPAQLQQCGIALDCGVWQQGDSLFLELSPEEQLLIQEADLPHRVVSAAAMLQYFRQQTAQRGDTAAAFQAAMFRWKSPEHFSLGSLGGYFTYEEILAHLDNLHNLRPDLVSEKQPIGNFQTFEGRPLYYLTISNHPAAYEPNDPAILFTALHHAREPISVSQLIFFMYYLIENYDNDALLRQLVDNSNLFFVPCVNPDGVVFNESLFDGSTTPPSFGYWRKNRRDHGNGTFGVDLNRNYGYQWGYDDNGSSGNTGSALYRGAAPFSEPETQAIRYLCEQYPFKIALNYHSYGNYLLYPFGYSDAVFPTDALHFDF, from the coding sequence ATGAATAAGCGTTTGCAAAGCCATATATCTGTAAAAGTGATTAAATGTTTGGTGAGATGTTGTATGTGTATAACGCTCATCATCTTATCACTAACCTTGCGGGCACAGTCGTTGCGTGTAGGTGTAGATATGAGGCAGGTGAAGCCTGCACAATTACAGCAGTGCGGCATTGCACTGGATTGCGGCGTATGGCAACAGGGCGATTCGCTGTTTTTGGAGTTGTCGCCGGAGGAGCAACTGCTGATTCAGGAGGCTGACCTGCCGCATCGTGTTGTTTCTGCCGCCGCAATGCTCCAATATTTCCGACAACAAACAGCACAGCGCGGCGATACAGCAGCAGCGTTTCAGGCGGCGATGTTTAGATGGAAAAGCCCCGAACATTTTTCTTTGGGTTCTTTGGGCGGTTATTTTACTTACGAAGAAATATTGGCGCATTTGGATAATTTGCACAATTTGCGCCCCGATTTGGTGAGTGAAAAACAACCTATTGGCAACTTTCAAACTTTTGAGGGCAGACCCCTTTATTACCTGACCATCTCCAACCACCCTGCCGCCTACGAGCCGAACGACCCCGCTATTTTGTTCACCGCTTTGCACCATGCCCGCGAGCCTATATCTGTGAGCCAGTTGATATTTTTTATGTATTATCTGATTGAAAATTATGATAATGATGCGCTCCTGCGGCAATTAGTGGACAACAGCAACTTGTTTTTTGTTCCCTGCGTCAATCCCGATGGCGTAGTTTTCAACGAAAGCCTTTTTGACGGCAGCACCACGCCCCCTTCTTTCGGGTATTGGCGCAAAAACCGCCGCGACCACGGCAATGGCACTTTCGGCGTGGACTTAAACCGAAACTACGGCTATCAGTGGGGCTACGATGACAACGGCTCTTCCGGCAATACGGGCAGCGCACTATATCGAGGGGCTGCACCTTTTTCCGAACCCGAAACCCAAGCTATTCGCTACCTGTGCGAACAATATCCTTTTAAAATCGCCCTCAATTATCATAGCTACGGCAATTATTTATTGTATCCTTTCGGGTATAGCGATGCTGTTTTTCCCACCGATGCTTTGCATTTTGATTTTTGA
- a CDS encoding glycosyltransferase has product MRSDYDLLIVTTSRLDNPVTAPIYSLAKEFARTNRIFYIEHPYTWKDYWQGKNDPIIKGKKEALIKGTSYYRHLNGWSKNLYAITPELTLPINWLPDGALYDTLAKRNDAVLFRTVMKTLKEFDVKKFILINSFDPFFGRFFPKDFKPILDIYQTIDSIAGEPYIARHGVRLEAEHARRADIFLTTSKKLQEQYTTLTPNARQLSNGVDLEVFEKAVSPPAPALPRPADMKDLKGKIICYFGHLDSLRIDFELMKKSALAYPDIQFVYIGPIHGEEYKERGLDKLPNVHFLGRKPFLELPAYLQHVDATIIPYKLNDLTSNIYPLKFNECLALGKPVIVTHFSKDLEDYADGIYIARDADHFVSLLNTALHHDTPERYKDRWERSRANSWENRAEQFWKIVEPFLQAKEGKQVKVV; this is encoded by the coding sequence ATGCGTTCTGATTATGACTTATTAATCGTCACCACCTCCCGCTTAGATAATCCGGTGACGGCTCCTATTTATTCTTTGGCAAAAGAATTTGCGCGTACCAACCGCATTTTTTATATAGAACACCCCTACACTTGGAAAGATTACTGGCAAGGCAAAAACGACCCCATTATCAAGGGCAAAAAAGAGGCACTTATAAAGGGCACTTCTTACTACCGCCACCTGAATGGCTGGTCAAAAAATCTGTATGCCATCACGCCGGAACTCACGCTGCCCATTAACTGGCTGCCCGATGGCGCACTCTACGACACGCTGGCAAAACGCAACGATGCAGTATTGTTCAGAACTGTTATGAAAACCTTAAAAGAATTTGATGTAAAAAAATTCATTTTAATCAATTCTTTTGACCCTTTTTTCGGCAGATTTTTTCCAAAAGATTTTAAGCCGATCTTAGATATTTACCAAACCATCGACTCCATTGCCGGAGAGCCGTATATTGCCCGACACGGTGTGCGCCTTGAAGCGGAGCACGCCCGCCGCGCCGATATATTTCTGACCACTTCCAAAAAACTGCAAGAGCAATACACCACCCTTACGCCCAATGCCCGCCAACTATCCAATGGTGTAGATTTGGAAGTATTTGAAAAAGCCGTTTCGCCACCTGCCCCTGCTTTGCCGCGTCCGGCAGATATGAAAGATTTAAAGGGAAAAATCATTTGTTATTTTGGTCATTTGGACAGCCTCCGCATTGATTTTGAACTGATGAAAAAATCGGCTTTGGCATATCCCGACATTCAATTTGTGTATATCGGACCCATTCACGGCGAAGAATACAAAGAGCGCGGCTTGGATAAGTTGCCGAATGTGCATTTTTTGGGTAGAAAACCTTTTTTAGAATTACCCGCTTATTTGCAGCATGTAGATGCTACCATTATTCCGTACAAACTCAACGATTTGACGAGCAATATTTATCCGCTCAAATTCAACGAGTGTTTGGCTTTGGGTAAGCCGGTTATCGTTACGCATTTTTCCAAAGATTTGGAAGACTACGCCGATGGTATTTATATTGCCCGCGATGCCGACCATTTTGTGTCTTTGCTCAACACGGCACTGCATCACGACACGCCGGAACGCTACAAAGACCGTTGGGAGCGCAGCCGTGCCAACTCGTGGGAAAACCGCGCCGAACAATTTTGGAAAATCGTTGAGCCATTTTTACAAGCCAAAGAAGGCAAGCAGGTGAAAGTAGTTTAA
- a CDS encoding IS630 family transposase, with translation MNLYFQDESRFGMFTRNGKILTSKGIKPICPYHQVFKFTYLFGSFSPLDGDNFLMEMSLCNAQTFQVYLNELSKHRPSEYKILVLDNTAFHKAKKLNIPENIGMIFLPPYSPELNPAEKVWWKFKRSFTNILCSSLNQVSDFITKTCQNLTSNEVKNICSFDYVFQYFDWTI, from the coding sequence GTGAATCTATATTTTCAAGATGAATCAAGATTTGGAATGTTTACAAGAAATGGGAAAATACTTACTTCAAAAGGAATAAAACCTATCTGTCCTTACCATCAAGTTTTTAAATTTACCTATCTTTTTGGCTCATTTTCCCCTTTGGATGGGGATAATTTCTTGATGGAAATGTCTTTATGCAATGCACAAACTTTTCAAGTTTATCTGAATGAATTATCAAAACATAGACCATCGGAATATAAAATTTTAGTCTTGGATAATACTGCCTTTCACAAGGCTAAAAAACTAAATATTCCTGAAAATATAGGAATGATTTTTCTTCCTCCATACTCGCCGGAACTTAATCCTGCAGAAAAAGTATGGTGGAAATTTAAACGATCATTTACAAATATTTTATGCAGTTCTTTAAATCAAGTCAGTGATTTTATTACAAAAACTTGTCAAAATCTAACTTCAAATGAGGTTAAGAATATATGCAGTTTTGACTATGTTTTTCAATATTTTGATTGGACTATTTAG